Proteins encoded within one genomic window of Bradyrhizobium sp. CB1717:
- the nthA gene encoding nitrile hydratase subunit alpha: MSEHHHDHDHDHSELSETELRVRALETILTEKGYVEPAALDAIIQAYETKIGPHNGARVVAKAWTDPAFKQALLEDGSKAIGTLGHVSRVGDHLVVVENTPERHNMVVCTLCSCYPWEMLGLPPVWYKAAPYRSRAVKDPRGVLADFDVTLPKDIEIRVWDSTAETRFLVLPMRPAGTEGWSEEQLAELVTRDSMIGTGFPRTPGAPS, translated from the coding sequence ATGAGCGAGCATCATCACGACCACGATCACGACCATTCCGAGCTGTCCGAGACCGAGCTGCGCGTGCGCGCGCTCGAGACGATCCTGACCGAAAAAGGCTATGTCGAGCCGGCCGCGCTCGATGCCATCATCCAGGCCTACGAGACCAAGATCGGCCCGCATAACGGCGCGCGCGTCGTCGCCAAGGCCTGGACCGATCCGGCGTTCAAGCAGGCGCTGCTGGAGGATGGCTCCAAGGCGATCGGCACGCTCGGTCATGTCAGCCGCGTCGGCGATCATCTCGTCGTGGTCGAGAACACGCCAGAGCGACACAACATGGTCGTGTGCACGCTGTGCTCCTGCTACCCCTGGGAAATGCTGGGGCTGCCGCCGGTCTGGTACAAGGCTGCGCCCTATCGTTCGCGCGCAGTGAAGGACCCGCGCGGCGTGCTCGCCGATTTCGACGTGACCCTGCCGAAAGACATCGAGATCCGGGTCTGGGACTCCACAGCCGAGACCCGCTTCCTGGTGCTGCCGATGCGGCCCGCGGGCACCGAAGGCTGGAGCGAGGAGCAGCTCGCCGAGCTCGTCACGCGCGATTCCATGATCGGGACCGGCTTTCCCAGGACGCCGGGAGCGCCGTCATGA
- the nthB gene encoding nitrile hydratase subunit beta — MNGVHDMGGMDGFGKVEPEPNEPMFHEEWESRVLAMVRAMGAAGAFNIDTSRFYRETLPPHVYLSSSYYKKWFLGLEEMLIEKGYLTREEVAAGHAMQPAKALKHGKFDLANVERVMVRGKFARPAPAPAKFNIGDRVRAKNIHPATHTRLPRYVRGHVGVVELNHGCHVFPDSAAMELGENPQWLYTVVFEGRDLWGEDGDPTLKVSIDAFEPYLDPA, encoded by the coding sequence ATGAACGGCGTGCACGACATGGGCGGCATGGACGGGTTCGGCAAGGTCGAGCCCGAGCCGAACGAGCCGATGTTTCACGAGGAATGGGAGTCGCGCGTGCTGGCCATGGTGCGCGCGATGGGCGCGGCCGGCGCCTTCAACATCGACACCTCGCGCTTCTATCGCGAGACGCTGCCGCCGCACGTCTATCTCTCGAGCTCTTATTACAAGAAATGGTTTCTCGGGCTCGAGGAGATGCTGATCGAGAAGGGCTACCTCACAAGGGAGGAAGTTGCTGCCGGTCACGCGATGCAACCGGCCAAGGCACTCAAGCATGGCAAGTTCGATCTCGCCAACGTCGAGCGCGTAATGGTGCGTGGCAAGTTCGCCCGCCCTGCCCCGGCCCCCGCCAAGTTCAATATCGGTGACCGCGTGCGTGCCAAGAACATCCATCCGGCGACCCACACGCGGCTGCCGCGCTATGTCCGCGGCCATGTCGGCGTGGTCGAGTTGAATCACGGCTGCCACGTGTTCCCGGATTCCGCGGCGATGGAGCTCGGCGAGAATCCGCAATGGCTCTACACGGTCGTGTTCGAAGGCCGCGATCTCTGGGGCGAGGACGGCGATCCGACGCTGAAGGTCTCGATCGACGCGTTCGAGCCCTATCTGGATCCGGCGTAA
- a CDS encoding nitrile hydratase accessory protein, with product MSGSAAAAATAAIPSIPRDDDGPVFRAPWEAHAFAMALTLHERGVFTWPEWAAALASEIKRAQAAGDPDTGETYYLHWLATLEGLVARKGVASMETLHRYRDAWDHAADRTPHGKPIELRPEDFAG from the coding sequence ATGAGTGGTAGCGCTGCTGCCGCCGCGACGGCGGCCATTCCAAGCATTCCCCGCGATGACGACGGCCCGGTGTTCCGCGCGCCCTGGGAGGCGCATGCGTTCGCGATGGCGTTGACGCTCCACGAGCGTGGTGTGTTCACCTGGCCGGAATGGGCCGCAGCCTTGGCCTCCGAGATCAAGCGTGCGCAGGCCGCTGGTGATCCTGATACGGGCGAGACCTACTATCTGCACTGGCTTGCCACGCTGGAGGGCCTCGTCGCGCGGAAAGGCGTCGCCTCGATGGAAACGCTGCATCGCTATCGCGACGCCTGGGACCACGCGGCGGATCGCACGCCGCACGGCAAGCCGATCGAGCTTAGGCCGGAGGATTTTGCGGGGTAG
- the queC gene encoding 7-cyano-7-deazaguanine synthase QueC has protein sequence MSDAFSSQTALVLFSGGQDSTTCLAWALNRFARVEMLGFEYGQRHAIELACRDRLFDGIKGLRADWAAKLGESHTLSIPTLAAVSETALTRDVAIAMGADGLPNTFVPGRNLVFLTFAAALAYRRGITHIVGGMCETDYSGYPDCRDETIRAMQAALSLGLARPFELHTPLMWIDKAATWKLAHDLGGDGLVDLIREQSHTCYLGERGAQHDWGYGCGECPACSLRARGWREYVAGR, from the coding sequence ATGAGTGACGCATTTTCCTCGCAAACCGCGCTGGTGCTGTTCTCCGGCGGCCAGGATTCCACCACCTGTCTCGCCTGGGCGCTGAACCGCTTTGCCCGCGTGGAGATGTTGGGGTTCGAGTACGGCCAGCGCCACGCCATTGAGCTCGCCTGCCGCGACCGCCTGTTCGACGGCATCAAGGGCCTGCGCGCCGATTGGGCCGCAAAGCTCGGCGAGAGCCATACGCTGTCGATCCCGACGCTGGCGGCGGTGTCGGAGACGGCGCTGACCCGCGATGTCGCGATCGCGATGGGGGCCGATGGCCTGCCCAACACGTTCGTGCCGGGCCGCAACCTCGTGTTCCTCACCTTCGCCGCCGCCCTGGCTTACCGGCGCGGCATCACCCACATCGTCGGCGGCATGTGCGAGACCGACTATTCCGGCTATCCCGATTGCCGCGACGAGACCATCCGCGCCATGCAGGCCGCGCTCTCGCTCGGCCTGGCCAGGCCCTTCGAACTGCACACGCCGCTGATGTGGATCGACAAGGCCGCGACCTGGAAGCTGGCGCATGATCTCGGCGGCGACGGGCTGGTCGACCTCATTCGCGAGCAGTCCCACACCTGCTATCTCGGCGAACGCGGCGCGCAGCACGACTGGGGATATGGGTGCGGGGAGTGCCCGGCCTGCAGTTTGCGGGCGAGGGGGTGGCGGGAGTATGTGGCGGGGAGGTAG
- the mazG gene encoding nucleoside triphosphate pyrophosphohydrolase yields MTPSRDISRLIEIMAALRTPVTGCPWDLEQDFATIAPYTIEEAYEVVDAITRGDLDDLREELGDLLLQVVFHAQMASEQNAFAFGDVVEAITRKMIRRHPHVFADKDGNLASHHVKEVWDRIKAEEKAERAARRPPEDVPEHKSLLAGVKAGQPALTRAMELQRKASTVGFDWNDPRAVLQKIREEADEIEAALDRNDKQEIAEETGDLMFALVNLARHVDADPEAALRATNAKFERRFAYIEQALEAQGRTLEQASLPEMDALWNAAKTAT; encoded by the coding sequence ATGACCCCTTCCCGCGACATTTCCCGCCTGATCGAGATCATGGCGGCGCTGCGCACGCCGGTGACCGGCTGCCCCTGGGACCTCGAGCAGGATTTTGCGACGATCGCGCCCTACACGATCGAGGAGGCCTATGAGGTGGTCGACGCCATCACCCGCGGCGATCTCGACGATCTCAGAGAGGAGCTCGGCGATCTCCTGCTCCAGGTCGTGTTCCACGCCCAGATGGCGTCAGAGCAGAACGCCTTCGCTTTTGGAGATGTCGTCGAGGCCATCACCCGCAAGATGATCCGGCGTCATCCGCATGTCTTTGCCGACAAGGACGGCAATCTGGCATCGCACCACGTCAAGGAAGTCTGGGACCGGATCAAGGCGGAGGAGAAGGCCGAGCGCGCCGCACGCCGGCCGCCAGAGGACGTGCCGGAGCATAAGTCACTGCTTGCAGGCGTGAAGGCCGGCCAGCCCGCCTTGACCCGCGCCATGGAGCTTCAGCGCAAGGCCTCCACGGTCGGCTTCGACTGGAACGACCCGCGCGCGGTCCTGCAAAAGATCCGTGAGGAAGCCGACGAGATCGAGGCTGCGCTCGACCGCAACGACAAGCAGGAGATCGCCGAAGAGACCGGCGATCTGATGTTCGCCCTCGTCAACCTCGCCCGCCACGTCGATGCCGATCCGGAAGCCGCACTGCGCGCGACCAACGCGAAGTTCGAGCGGCGCTTTGCCTATATCGAGCAGGCGCTGGAGGCGCAGGGCCGGACGCTCGAGCAGGCCTCGCTGCCGGAGATGGACGCGCTGTGGAATGCGGCGAAGACCGCCACCTGA
- a CDS encoding GNAT family N-acetyltransferase, whose translation MDIRQDDPKAPHVAELLTHHLEELRSVMGEHAKALDASGLSAPSVTFWTAWQDGVLAGFGALKQLDDTHGEVKSMRAAPTARRTGVGRTILQHIIAEGRKRGYGRLSLETGTAPLHAPAIALYRSAGFVSCEPFADYQASPHNQFMSLDLCR comes from the coding sequence GTGGACATCAGGCAGGACGATCCGAAGGCGCCACACGTCGCCGAGTTGCTGACGCATCATCTGGAGGAGCTCCGCAGCGTCATGGGCGAACACGCGAAGGCGCTCGATGCGAGCGGTCTTTCGGCTCCGAGCGTGACGTTCTGGACAGCCTGGCAGGACGGTGTGCTAGCTGGCTTCGGCGCCCTGAAGCAGCTGGATGATACGCATGGCGAGGTGAAGTCGATGCGCGCCGCACCTACTGCACGGCGGACCGGTGTCGGGCGCACGATCCTGCAACACATCATTGCCGAGGGCCGCAAGCGAGGATATGGGCGCCTCAGCCTGGAGACGGGCACGGCACCGCTACATGCGCCTGCAATCGCGCTGTACCGCAGCGCCGGCTTCGTATCCTGCGAGCCGTTCGCCGACTATCAGGCGAGCCCGCACAACCAGTTCATGAGCCTCGACCTGTGCAGATGA
- the hflX gene encoding GTPase HflX, whose translation MEPRNFDGDADRPRSAGAKQTGRVLVIGPYLRVRAGSADAQSESYVQRDAEARLDEAAGLARAIDLVIADAIIAPISQIRPATYIGKGKVEEIAALAKSLDVELVVMDCALAPIQQRNLEKELHAKVLDRTGLILEIFGRRAKTKEGSLQVELAHLNYQRSRLVRSWTHLERQRGGFGFMGGPGETQIEADRRLIQERITKLESELKKVQATRRLHRAGRQRVPYRVVALVGYTNAGKSTLFNRLTRADVQAADMLFATLDPTLRALNLPHGGKAMLSDTVGFISNLPTQLVAAFRATLEEVLEADVILHVRDISHEDAEAQQSDVDAVLRQLGINPDDSGRIIEVWNKIDRYDVQQREELLNIAARRPEDHPAMLVSAVSGEGIDALLAAIEERLAAKRTTLDLSIDAADGAGISWLHRNSEVLAKELHDGRFDMTVRVDETKRDIVVNRFDAVPHLSAP comes from the coding sequence TTGGAACCCCGGAATTTCGACGGGGACGCCGACCGTCCGCGGTCGGCAGGGGCTAAGCAGACGGGGCGGGTGCTTGTCATCGGTCCCTATTTGCGAGTGCGCGCGGGAAGTGCCGACGCGCAATCGGAAAGTTATGTCCAACGCGACGCCGAGGCCCGGCTTGATGAAGCCGCGGGCCTCGCGCGCGCGATCGACCTTGTCATCGCCGATGCGATCATCGCGCCGATCAGTCAGATCCGGCCCGCCACCTATATCGGGAAGGGCAAGGTCGAGGAGATCGCAGCGCTAGCCAAGAGCCTCGACGTCGAGCTCGTGGTGATGGATTGCGCGCTGGCGCCGATCCAGCAGCGCAATCTCGAGAAGGAGCTGCACGCCAAGGTGCTCGACCGCACCGGTCTCATCCTGGAAATCTTCGGCCGCCGCGCCAAGACCAAGGAGGGCTCGCTCCAGGTCGAGCTCGCGCATCTCAATTACCAGCGCTCGCGCCTGGTGCGATCCTGGACCCATCTCGAACGCCAGCGCGGCGGCTTTGGATTCATGGGCGGTCCCGGCGAGACCCAGATCGAGGCCGACCGCCGCCTGATCCAGGAGCGCATCACCAAGCTCGAGAGTGAGCTGAAGAAGGTGCAGGCGACGCGGCGGCTGCATCGCGCCGGACGGCAGCGCGTGCCGTATCGCGTGGTCGCGCTGGTCGGCTACACCAATGCCGGCAAGTCGACGCTGTTCAACCGCCTGACCCGCGCGGACGTGCAGGCCGCCGACATGCTGTTCGCAACCCTCGACCCGACCCTGCGCGCGCTCAACCTGCCGCATGGCGGCAAGGCGATGCTGTCCGACACCGTCGGCTTCATCTCCAACCTACCGACCCAGCTCGTCGCCGCCTTCCGCGCCACGCTGGAGGAGGTGCTGGAGGCCGACGTCATCCTGCATGTCCGCGACATCTCGCATGAGGATGCCGAGGCACAGCAGAGCGACGTCGACGCCGTGCTGCGCCAGCTCGGCATCAATCCCGATGACTCGGGCCGCATCATCGAGGTCTGGAACAAGATCGACCGTTACGACGTCCAGCAGCGCGAGGAGCTTCTGAACATCGCCGCCCGCAGGCCGGAGGATCATCCGGCGATGCTCGTCTCCGCCGTGTCGGGCGAGGGCATCGACGCACTGCTCGCCGCGATCGAGGAGCGCCTAGCCGCCAAGCGCACCACGCTCGATCTCTCCATCGACGCCGCCGACGGCGCCGGCATCAGCTGGCTGCACCGCAATTCCGAGGTGCTGGCGAAAGAGCTGCACGACGGCCGCTTCGACATGACCGTGCGGGTAGACGAGACCAAGCGGGATATCGTGGTGAACAGGTTCGACGCCGTGCCGCATCTGTCGGCCCCATAG
- the hfq gene encoding RNA chaperone Hfq: protein MAADRAQNLQDTFLNHVRKTKTPLTIFLVNGVKLQGIVTWFDNFCLLLRRDGHSQLVYKHAISTIMPGAPIQLFEGGEDQPA, encoded by the coding sequence ATGGCGGCAGACCGCGCACAAAACCTGCAGGACACCTTCCTTAATCACGTTCGCAAAACCAAGACGCCACTGACGATCTTTCTGGTCAACGGAGTGAAGCTCCAGGGCATCGTGACCTGGTTCGACAATTTCTGTTTGCTGCTTCGGCGCGACGGTCACTCGCAGCTTGTCTACAAGCATGCGATCTCGACCATCATGCCGGGCGCGCCCATCCAGTTGTTCGAAGGCGGCGAGGATCAGCCGGCTTGA
- a CDS encoding sigma-54 dependent transcriptional regulator, which translates to MASEILIVDDEADIRDLVAGILEDEGFVTRTARDSDSALAEIANRRPHLVFLDIWLQGSKLDGLQLLEQVKKDNADLPVVMISGHGNIETAVAAIKRGAYDFIEKPFKADRLILVANRALENSRLKREVKELKQLAPSASQLVGRSPSMNQLRQTIERAAKANSRILIVGPAGAGKELTARTLHTASGRADGPFVVINAAAITPERMEHELFGIEQSNGEQPRKPGALEEAHGGTLFIDEIADMPRETQNKILRVLVEQSFQRVGGTAKVQVDVRIISSTARNLEEEIAAGHFREDLYHRLSVVPIRVPALSERREDIPELIDYFMEQISAGSGLPKRQIGQDAMAVLQSHVWPGNVRQLRNNVERVMILAAGGPEVIITADMLPQDVGSMVPAMPTSNNGEHIMGLPLREAREVFERDYLIAQISRFSGNISRTAEFVGMERSALHRKLKALGVG; encoded by the coding sequence ATGGCTAGTGAAATTCTGATTGTCGATGACGAAGCCGATATTCGGGATCTCGTCGCGGGCATTCTCGAAGACGAGGGGTTCGTCACAAGGACCGCACGCGACAGCGACTCGGCGCTCGCCGAGATCGCCAATCGCAGGCCGCATTTGGTGTTCCTCGACATCTGGCTGCAGGGCTCCAAGCTCGACGGCCTGCAGCTCTTGGAGCAGGTCAAGAAGGACAATGCCGACCTGCCGGTCGTGATGATCTCGGGCCACGGCAACATCGAGACCGCGGTCGCCGCGATCAAGCGCGGCGCCTATGACTTCATCGAGAAGCCGTTCAAGGCCGATCGCCTGATCCTGGTCGCCAATCGCGCACTGGAAAACTCGCGCCTCAAGCGCGAGGTCAAGGAGCTGAAGCAGCTCGCCCCGAGCGCAAGCCAGCTCGTCGGCCGCTCACCCAGCATGAACCAGCTGCGCCAGACCATCGAGCGCGCCGCCAAGGCCAACAGCCGCATCCTGATCGTCGGCCCCGCCGGCGCCGGCAAGGAGCTGACCGCGCGCACGCTGCATACGGCCTCGGGCCGCGCCGACGGTCCCTTCGTCGTCATCAACGCCGCCGCGATCACCCCCGAGCGGATGGAGCACGAGCTGTTCGGCATCGAGCAGTCCAACGGCGAGCAGCCGCGCAAGCCCGGTGCGCTCGAAGAGGCGCATGGCGGTACGCTGTTCATCGACGAGATCGCGGACATGCCGCGCGAGACCCAGAACAAGATCCTGCGCGTGCTGGTCGAGCAGTCGTTCCAGCGCGTCGGCGGCACCGCCAAGGTGCAGGTCGACGTGCGCATCATCTCCTCGACCGCGCGCAACCTGGAGGAGGAGATCGCGGCCGGCCATTTCCGCGAGGACCTCTATCATCGGCTCTCGGTGGTGCCGATCCGCGTGCCGGCGCTGTCGGAGCGTCGCGAGGACATTCCGGAGCTGATCGACTACTTCATGGAGCAGATCTCGGCCGGCAGCGGCCTGCCCAAGCGCCAGATCGGGCAGGACGCGATGGCGGTGCTGCAATCGCACGTCTGGCCCGGCAATGTGCGCCAGCTCCGCAACAATGTTGAACGAGTCATGATTCTGGCCGCAGGCGGCCCGGAGGTCATCATCACCGCCGACATGCTGCCGCAGGACGTCGGCTCGATGGTGCCGGCGATGCCGACCAGCAACAATGGCGAGCACATCATGGGCCTGCCGCTGCGCGAGGCGCGCGAAGTGTTCGAGCGCGACTATTTGATTGCACAGATCAGCCGTTTTTCAGGAAATATTTCTCGAACGGCTGAGTTCGTTGGCATGGAACGGTCGGCCCTGCACCGGAAGCTGAAGGCACTCGGAGTCGGCTGA
- a CDS encoding PAS domain-containing sensor histidine kinase codes for MTSADTSAASFDTAPAEEPRRWSPRRWLAPFAVALALLSGLLTFLVLTGLTRIDPTPEVVRSFYLINAGTILLLVGIIVRELWQLILARRRGRAAARLHVQIVSLFSIVAVLPAVLVSVVANVTLERGLDRLFSGPTKEVIQNSLNIARAYMQDHAQLIRGDILGMANDIAHARPLYDQDRRSFREMLTASASSRNLPGAMIIDKNTNILESADTGMRLAYSPPAPDFLSNVNENEPEIAVLPDASFVAAVIRLRAFNDTFLYVARPLDPNVVNQLKQTEVSVAEYAQIESRRLGIQVAFALMFAVIALTILMASVLIGLNFANSLVAPIRRLMNAAHTVSTGDLHVKVPVDQSEGDLAQLGETFNKMTQELRSQRDELVNASDLIDSRRRFIEAVLSSASAGIIGVDTSGSVGILNRSAEKLIGHSEAETLGHPLSDVLPELDEMMKTAREGTQRLVQGQITITRDGTERNLSVRVSAEKNQPHDSYIITLDDITELVSAQRTSAWGDVARRIAHEIKNPLTPIQLSAERIRRKFGKDITEAKDKQIFDQCTDTIVRQVDDIRRMVDEFSRFARMPKPVMEGEDVADTVRQAVFLMKVAHPELDIEAEFKEDPLRAQFDRRLISQAVTNIVKNATEAIEQVPPEELGKGRIDVVVSREGDDVLIDVIDNGIGLPKVARSRLLEPYVTTRAKGTGLGLAIVGRVLEDHGGRIELKDASDFREGQRGAWMRMRFAISGQAKKAEGAEQAPAAKEEAKDAAEAPAKDATAPDTKETPADSIKAQETKEPAAGTKEPEEKTNDSTKIEASTGS; via the coding sequence ATGACCAGCGCAGATACCTCGGCCGCATCCTTTGACACGGCCCCAGCCGAAGAGCCGCGGCGCTGGTCGCCGCGACGCTGGCTGGCGCCCTTTGCCGTGGCGCTCGCACTGCTCTCGGGCCTGCTGACCTTCCTGGTCCTGACCGGCCTGACGCGGATAGACCCGACGCCGGAGGTGGTCCGCTCGTTCTACCTGATCAATGCCGGCACGATCCTGCTGCTGGTCGGGATTATCGTCCGCGAGCTCTGGCAGCTGATCCTGGCACGGCGGCGGGGCAGGGCGGCAGCGCGCCTGCATGTCCAGATCGTCAGCCTGTTCTCGATCGTGGCGGTGCTGCCGGCGGTGCTGGTCTCCGTGGTCGCCAATGTCACCCTCGAGCGCGGCCTCGACCGGCTGTTCTCGGGGCCGACCAAGGAGGTCATCCAGAACTCGCTGAACATCGCGCGCGCCTACATGCAGGACCATGCGCAGCTGATCCGCGGCGACATTCTCGGCATGGCCAACGACATCGCGCATGCGAGGCCGCTCTACGACCAGGACCGGCGCTCGTTCCGCGAGATGCTGACCGCCAGCGCCAGCTCCCGCAATCTGCCGGGCGCGATGATCATCGACAAGAACACCAACATCCTGGAATCCGCCGACACCGGCATGCGGCTCGCCTACTCGCCGCCGGCACCGGACTTCCTCAGCAACGTCAACGAGAACGAGCCCGAGATCGCGGTGCTGCCCGATGCGAGCTTCGTCGCCGCGGTGATCCGCCTGCGTGCCTTCAACGACACCTTCCTCTACGTCGCGCGGCCGCTCGACCCGAATGTGGTGAACCAGCTCAAGCAGACCGAGGTCAGCGTCGCCGAATATGCCCAGATCGAGTCGCGGCGGCTCGGCATCCAGGTCGCCTTCGCGCTGATGTTCGCGGTGATCGCGCTGACCATCCTGATGGCATCGGTGCTGATCGGGCTGAACTTCGCCAACTCGCTGGTGGCGCCGATCCGGCGGCTGATGAACGCGGCCCATACGGTTTCGACCGGCGATCTTCATGTGAAGGTGCCGGTAGACCAGTCGGAAGGCGACCTCGCCCAGCTGGGCGAGACCTTCAACAAGATGACGCAGGAATTGCGCAGCCAGCGCGACGAGCTCGTCAATGCCAGCGATCTCATCGACAGCCGTCGCCGCTTCATCGAGGCCGTGCTGTCCTCGGCGAGCGCCGGCATCATCGGCGTCGATACCTCCGGCAGCGTCGGCATTCTCAACCGCTCCGCCGAGAAGCTGATCGGGCACTCCGAAGCCGAGACGCTCGGCCATCCGCTCTCCGACGTGCTCCCCGAGCTCGACGAGATGATGAAGACGGCGCGGGAAGGGACCCAGCGCCTGGTGCAGGGCCAGATCACGATCACCCGCGACGGCACCGAGCGCAACCTCTCGGTCCGCGTCAGCGCCGAGAAGAACCAGCCGCACGACAGCTACATCATCACCCTCGACGACATCACCGAGCTGGTCTCGGCACAGCGTACTTCGGCCTGGGGCGACGTGGCGCGCCGCATCGCCCACGAGATCAAGAACCCGTTGACGCCGATCCAGCTCTCCGCCGAGCGCATCCGCCGCAAGTTCGGCAAGGACATCACCGAGGCCAAGGACAAACAGATCTTCGACCAGTGCACCGACACCATCGTGCGCCAGGTCGACGACATCAGGCGCATGGTCGACGAGTTCTCGCGCTTTGCTCGAATGCCGAAGCCCGTGATGGAGGGCGAGGATGTCGCCGACACCGTGCGGCAGGCGGTGTTCCTGATGAAGGTCGCCCATCCCGAGCTCGATATCGAAGCCGAGTTCAAGGAGGATCCGCTCCGGGCCCAGTTCGACCGGCGGCTGATCTCGCAGGCGGTCACCAACATCGTCAAGAACGCCACCGAGGCGATCGAGCAGGTCCCGCCGGAGGAGCTCGGCAAAGGCCGCATCGACGTCGTGGTGTCGCGCGAGGGCGACGACGTGCTGATCGACGTGATCGACAACGGCATCGGCCTGCCCAAGGTCGCGCGCTCGCGGCTGCTCGAGCCCTATGTGACCACGCGCGCCAAGGGCACCGGCCTTGGCCTTGCGATCGTCGGCCGCGTGCTGGAAGACCATGGCGGGCGCATCGAGCTGAAGGACGCCTCCGACTTCCGCGAAGGCCAGCGCGGCGCCTGGATGCGCATGCGCTTTGCGATTTCCGGCCAGGCCAAGAAGGCCGAGGGAGCCGAGCAGGCGCCGGCGGCCAAGGAAGAGGCGAAGGACGCGGCCGAGGCACCCGCCAAGGACGCAACCGCCCCGGATACCAAGGAAACGCCTGCGGATTCCATCAAGGCGCAGGAAACAAAAGAGCCGGCGGCCGGAACCAAAGAGCCGGAAGAAAAGACCAATGATTCAACGAAAATCGAAGCCTCAACAGGCAGCTGA
- a CDS encoding DUF2950 domain-containing protein: MIGLMSLCRAVLLGMMVLALLGSASQAQESYKTPEDAAAALAAAAKSGPRDLLKVLGRAADDIVSSGDEVADADIRARFVSMYEAKHAIKAEGNKKATLLLGPDDFPFPIPLVNARNGWEFDTDEGRIEVLRRRIGRNELDAIQTALAYVDAQNEYADKDRGEGAGVYAQRFISTAGKKDGLFWRDDADPSPLGALVAEAAAEGYKQGAGDEPAPYHGYFFHILKGQGPNAPGGALNYVVKGKMIGGFALIAWPAEYGNSGVMTFLVNHDGTVYQKDLGTRTSFLAQRMTQFDPDQTWKKVDAEKP, encoded by the coding sequence ATGATCGGTCTGATGTCGCTTTGTCGCGCGGTTCTGCTGGGCATGATGGTGCTGGCGCTTCTGGGATCGGCGTCCCAGGCGCAGGAATCCTACAAGACGCCTGAGGACGCGGCCGCCGCACTGGCTGCGGCCGCCAAGAGCGGCCCGCGCGACCTCCTGAAGGTGCTGGGCAGGGCGGCGGACGACATCGTCTCGTCCGGCGACGAGGTCGCCGACGCCGACATCCGCGCGCGGTTCGTCTCGATGTATGAGGCCAAGCACGCGATCAAGGCCGAAGGCAACAAGAAGGCCACGCTGCTGCTCGGACCGGACGACTTCCCGTTCCCGATTCCGCTTGTCAACGCCAGGAACGGCTGGGAGTTCGACACCGACGAAGGCCGCATCGAAGTGCTTCGCCGCCGCATCGGCCGCAACGAGCTCGACGCGATCCAGACCGCGCTGGCCTATGTCGACGCGCAGAACGAATATGCCGACAAGGATCGCGGCGAGGGCGCAGGCGTCTACGCGCAGCGCTTCATCTCCACGGCCGGCAAGAAGGACGGCCTGTTCTGGCGAGATGATGCCGATCCGAGTCCACTCGGCGCGCTGGTCGCGGAGGCTGCGGCCGAGGGCTACAAGCAAGGAGCGGGCGACGAGCCGGCGCCCTATCACGGCTATTTCTTCCACATCCTGAAGGGCCAGGGCCCCAATGCGCCCGGCGGCGCGCTCAACTACGTCGTCAAGGGCAAGATGATCGGCGGCTTCGCGCTGATCGCATGGCCCGCGGAGTACGGCAATTCCGGCGTGATGACCTTTCTGGTCAACCATGACGGCACCGTCTACCAGAAGGATCTCGGCACGCGGACCAGCTTCCTGGCGCAGCGCATGACGCAGTTCGATCCCGACCAGACGTGGAAGAAGGTCGATGCCGAGAAGCCCTAG